The following DNA comes from Cellulomonas soli.
GATCGCCTGCGTGCGCGGGTTGCGCCCACGGACCGCTGACCCACCGGCCGAGTCACCCTCGACGATGAAGACCTCGCACTCCGCGGGACGGTTCGACTGGCAGTCCTTGAGCTTGCCGGGCATGCCGCCCGACTCGAGCAGACCCTTGCGGCGGGTCGCCTCACGCGCCTTGCGGGCCGCCATGCGCGCGGCCGCGGCCTGGATCGACTTGCGGATGACGTCCTTCGCCTCGCCCGGGTGCGAGTCCAGCCAGTCGCCCAGCTGCTCGTTGACCACGCGCTGCACGAAGGTCTTGGCCTCGGTGTTGCCGAGCTTCGTCTTGGTCTGGCCCTCGAACTGCGGCTCGCCGAGCTTGACGGAGATGACGGCGGTCAGGCCCTCGCGGATGTCGTCACCCGTGAGGTTGTCCTCCTTCTCCTTGAGGATGCCCTTCTCGCGCGCGTAGCGGTTGATCAGCGAGGTCATCGCCGCACGGAAGCCCTCCTCGTGCGTGCCGCCCTCGGTCGTCGAGATGGTGTTCGCGTACGTGTGCACCGACTCGGAGTAGGCGGCGGTCCACTGCATGGCGATCTCGACGGAGATGCGCTTCTCGGTGTCCTCGGCCTCGAAGTCGATGACCTCGGGGTGCACCAGCTCGACCTTCTTCGCCGAGACCAGGTGCTTGACGTAGTCCACCAGGCCGCCGTCGTACCGGTACGTCACCTGGCGGACGGTCGCGGCGGGCTCGGCCGACTCGTTCTCGGACCCCGACTCTGTGTCCGTGACCTCGTCGTCCGTGCCGGTGTGCGCGGGGCGCTCGTCGGTGAGCGTGATCTGCAGACCCTTGTTGAGGAACGCCATCTGCTGGAACCGGCTGCGCAGCGTCTCGAAGTCGTAGTCCACGGTCTCGAAGATCGAGGGGTCCGCCCAGAAGGTCTGCTCGGTGCCCGTGTCCTGCGTCGCCTCGCCCTGGTGCAGCTCACCGGCCGGCTTGCCGCCATCGGCGAAGTTCTGCTGCCAGACATAGCCGTCTCGGCGGACCACGGTCTCCACGCGCGTGGACAGCGCGTTCACGACCGAGATGCCCACGCCGTGCAGACCACCTGAGACCGCGTACCCGGCGCCGCCGAACTTGCCGCCCGCGTGCAGGATCGTCATGACGACCTCGACCGTCGGCCGACCCTCGGTCGGGTGGACCGCCACGGGGATGCCACGACCGTTGTCGGTGACCTTGACCCCGCCGTCGGCGAGCAGGACGACCTCGATGTGGTCGCAGTAGCCGGCGAGCGCCTCGTCGACCGAGTTGTCCACGACCTCGTAGACCAGGTGGTGCAGCCCGCGCGCACCCGTCGAGCCGATGTACATGCCCGGACGCTTACGGACCGCCTCGAGGCCCTCGAGGACGGTGATCGCGCTGGCGTCGTACCCGCCGTTGCCCTTCGCCTGCGCCGTGGTCTGCTGCGTCGAGTCGGTGCTGCTCTGTTCGGCCACGGGCGGTGGTGCTCCTCAAGGTCTCGCACGCGACGGAGAGGCCCGCCGGACCCGTGGGGGGGCGGATCACTCCATGACGCTGGAGTTCGTGTCTCTGTACCGGCACAGATGCGCCAGGAATGACCTCTGCAGTCTACCGTCTGGACGGCCCGAGGCCCGGTTCTTCCCCCGTGCCGCCGCGAGAGCCTTCCCACGACGGCTCAGCCGAACGTGTCCCGCACCCCGCGACCACCCTTGGCGGACCGCGGACCACGGCCGAAGCCCGGACCGCCGGGCCCCTGGACCTTCACCTCGAGGACCACGCCCTCCCCGACCTCGTCGGCGATCCGGCGCAGCAGGTTCGGCGCCAGGATCTTCAGCTGCGTCGCCCAGCCCGTCGAGTCGGCACGCAGCGTGAGCACCCCGGCCTCGAACGTCACCGGCTCCGAGTGCTCGGCGACAGGGCCGTCCACGATGTCCGCCCAGCGCCCCATCACGCCGCCGACCTGCACCTGGGCACGCATCCCGTTGAGGTCCAGCAGGTGGCTCAGCGTCGAGGCGACCGGCTGCGGGTCCCGCGGACCCGCCCCCGACGTCCCCATCTGGACCTCGAGAGCGGAGCGACGGCGAGGGGCCTCGCCCGGGCGCAGACCTCGAGCACGAGCCGCCGCCTTCGCCCGGTTCAGCGCCGCGCGAGCCACCTGCTCAGGAGGCGTCAGCTCGACGAGCCGGGACACCGGCACGCCGTCCGGAACAGGCGACGGCGGAGTCGGGAGCAGCGAGTCGTCTCCCTGCACGTCAGAGGACACGGGTGGCCTCCCCGCCCATGACGTCCACCCGCGCTCCGGCGAGCGGCTCGGGCACGTCGTCCGGCACGGCCGCCGTGATCAGCACCTGGCGTGCAGGCGCGACCAGCTCCGCCAGGCGGTCCCGACGCCGGGCATCGAGCTCGGCGAACACGTCGTCCAGGATGAGCACCGGCTCGCCGTCCGGACCCCAGTCCGCCACCCACAGGTCGTCACCGGCCGGCGCGTCGCCGGACAGCAGCGCGTAGGACGCCAACCGCAGGGCCAGGGCGAACGACCACGACTCGCCGTGGCTCGCGTACCCCTTCGCCGGCAGGTCGCCGAGCGTCAGCACCAGGTCGTCGCGGTGCGGACCGACGAGGCACACCCCGCGTTCGATCTCCTTCGGGCGCAGCCGACCCATCGCCTCGAGCAGCTGGGCCTCGACGAGCTCGACCGACGGCCGGGTCGACAGCCGCTCGTCCTGCGCGCCCGGAGCACCCTCGGCCTCGTCACCCGCAAGGGCCGCGTCCAGCGAGGCCCGGTACGCGATCGAAGCGACACCCTGCCCGGCGCTGACCTGCTCGTACGCTCGGCCGACGTGCGGGCGCAGCGCATCGACCAACGCCCGCCGGGCCACGATCAGCTGGGCACCGGTCTGCGCGAGCTTGGAGTCCCACACGTCGAGAGTCCGCAGGTCGGCGCCCCCGCGCGAGCCACGGAACGCGGCACCGGCGGACTTGAGCAGCGCGGACCGCTGCCGCAGCACCCGGTCGTAGTCCGCGACGATCCCCGCCAGCCGCGGCGTCAGCTGCACCGCGAGGTCGTCGAGGAACCGGCGACGCTCACCCGGATCACCCTTGACGAGGGCCAGGTCCTCGGGCGCGAAGAGGACCGTCCGCAGGATCCCCAGCACGTCACGAGCCCGGCCGGGGGAGCCCCCGTTGATGCGCGCGCGGTTCGCCTTGCCGGGCGTGACCTCGACCTCGATGGTCGTCGTCCGAGGCTGCCCCGGGTCGAGCTCGCGGACCACACGCGTCCGCACGACCGCACGGGAAGCACCCTGACGCACCAGCGCCGCGTCCGACGGGACCCGGTGGCTGCCCAGCGTCGCGACGTATCCGATCGCCTCGACCAGGTTCGTCTTGCCCTGCCCGTTGGGCCCGACCAGCGCCGTGATCCCGGGGTCGAGCGGGAGCTCGACCTGCGCATAGGAGCGGAAGTCGGTCAGCGAGAGGTGCGCGACGTACATCGGGTCGGCTGGGGCGGGCTCGACGCCCGGCTCAGGGAGCCGGGCGCACGGCGTGCCCGCCGAACTGCTGACGCAGGGCCGCGACGGCCTTCATCGCCGGCGACTCGCCCTGACGCGAGGCGAACCGGGCGAACAGCGCGGCGGAGATCACCGGGGCGGGTACGGCCAGGTCGATCGCCTCGTCGACCGTCCACCGACCCTCGCCGGAGTCCTCGACCCAGTCGTCGATCGCCGCGAGCTTCGGGTCCTCCTCGAGGGCCTGCACCAGCAGGTCGAGCAGCCAGGAGCGCACCACGGTGCCACGGCTCCATGCCTTGAACGTGCCGTGCACGTCGGTGACCAGGTCCTTCGCCGCGAGCAGCTCGAAGCCCTCGGCGTACGCCTGCATCAGGCCGTACTCGATCCCGTTGTGCACCATCTTCGCGAAGTGGCCCGCGCCGACCGCACCGGCGTGCACGAAGCCCTCCTCGCGAGGGCCCTCCGGGCGCAGCGCGTCGAACACCGGCATGGCCCGCTCGACCAGCGCGGCCTCGCCACCGACCATGAGGCCGTAGCCGTTCTGCAGGCCCCAGACCCCGCCGGACACCCCCGCGTCGAGGAAACCCACGCCGTGCTCGGCCAGCAGCGCCGCGTGCGGTGCGTCGTCCTGGTAGTACGAGTTGCCGCCGTCGATCACCAGGTCGCCCGGGACGAGCAGACCGGCGAGCTCACGCACGACCCCGTCGGTGATCGCGCCCGACGGCACCATGACCCACACGAGACGCTCGCCGGCCGGCAGGGCCTCCACGAGGGCGTCGAGCGAGGGCACGTCCGTGACGTCGGGGTTCCGGTCGAATCCGGTGACCTCGATCCCCGCGGCGCGCAGCCGGGTGCGCATGTTGGCACCCATCTTGCCCAGACCCACCAGACCGATGTGCATGAGACCCACCCTCCCCGAGCGGCTGACTGACGTGCGGACCGACCTGCCGGTCAGCTCGCGAAACGGATCGGGACCAGGAGGTAGCGGTACTCCGCGAGGTCCTCGCCCTCCAGCGAACCCTGACCGGTGAACTCCACCGGCTTGTTGGGGTGCGTGAACGACAGCCGGACGAAGGGCGTCGTGAGGGCACCCAGGCCGTCGAGCAGGAAGTGCGGGTTGAACGCGACCGAGATCTCCTCGCCGACGAGCACCGCCTCCAGTGCCTCGGACGCCTGAGCGTCGTCGCCCTGACCCGCGTCGAGGACGACCTGGCCGTCGCTGAAGGACAGCCGGATCGGCGTGTTGCGCTCGGCCACGAGGGCCACACGCTTGGCCGCGTCGGCCAGGAGCTGGGTGTTGACCACGGCGTGGATGGGCGTCTCGTCCGGGAACAGCCGACGCACCGCGGGGTAGTCGCCGTCGACGAGCAGGCTCGTCGTCTGACGGCCGCCGGCCTCGAAGCCGATCAGGTCGACGCCCGTGCCCGAGGACAGGCCGATGCTCACCGAGCCGGCCGTCCCGAGCGACTTCGCCGCGTCGGTGAGGGTGCGCGCACGCACCAGTGCGACGGTCGAGATGTCGGGCGACGTGGGCTTCCAGGTGAGCTCGCGCAGCGCGAGCCGGTACCGGTCGGTCGCGAGCAGCGTGATCTTCTCGCCCTCGATCTCCACGCGCACACCGGTGAGCAGCGGGAGCGTGTCGTCCCGGCTGGCAGCCACGGAGACCTGGGCGACGGCGTGCGTGAGCTCGTCGCCGTCGACGGTGCCGGTGATCTCGGGCATGACCGGAAGGCTCGGGTAGTCCTCGACGGGCATGGTCAGCAGCGTGAAACGGCTCGCACCGCAGGTGACGACGACCTTCGTACCCTCGAGGACGACGTCGACAGGCTTGCCGGGCAGCGCGCGCGAGATCTCCGCGAGCAGCCTGCCGGAGACCAGGACGGTGCCGGGCTCCGAGACGTCGGCCGGGATCTGCGAGCGTGCGGAGACCTCGTAGTCGAAGCTCGACAGCTGGATCGTGCCGGTGGAGTCGGCCTCGATGCGGACGCCGGCGAGCACGGGGACCGGGGGACGCGTGGGCAGGCTGCGGGCCGTCCACGTGACGGCGTCGGCCAGAACGTCACGATCGACCCGGAACCTCATGCCACACCTCTCGTCGTTGCGGACCTGGACCGTAGGGGTCGGTACCCACAGGCGCGAACGGAGGTGGGTGGTGCGTGCCCCGTGCGACCGCGCTGGTGGGAACGACACATCAGTGCCGTCGCAGGCGTCAGCCGAACATTACGCGAGAGGTCCGACGCCCGACACCGCCTGTGCCGCCGTCGTGCTCTGCGTGTCTCCCCGTGTCGCTGTGGTGCGCTCGCGCTGCTCGTCGCTCAGCCGTTCGACGGTGTGTGGATCTCTCCAAGGTAGAAGTCTCGTCGTCGTCGTCACAGCTGTGGATTCTGTGGAGAACCACCGTTCGTGCAGGTCACCCCAGGTTTTCCGTGTGGACCCAGGATGTGGGCAGACAGGCCCCTCCGGTGGATGCGCGTGGACGACGCGCAGACCGTCCACCGCTGTCCACCGAAGGACCCCTCTGTGTCCACACCGTGCGGGCCCTCGTCCACCGTCGTCCACAGGTGTATGCACAGGTGTGAACATTCGTCCCATGCATGTCTCACCCAGACCGTGAACCTTGTGGTCAACGCGCTCCCGGTGACATCGCGGTGAGCGTCTGGGGACGCCGCGGAGGTGTCCGATTCGTGGCGATTCGGAGTCGCGGGTGTGTCGGCCCAGGTCAGCGGCCTGTGGGTGAAGGTCATGGCACGTGACCTGCGTGAACACGCGGTGAAGTCGCCCCATGACTCGGTGTCCACACAGCCGTCCACAGGCTGTGGGGGACGGTGTGGATAACTCTGGGGACGGCTAGGCCGCAGGGCCGTCCACGAGGATGTCGACCGGCGTCCGGTCAGCTGCGGTTCTGCAGCTTGATGCGGTTGGTGAGCTCGGTCACCTGGTTGTAGATCGACCGACGCTCGGCCATCAGCTCGCGGATCTTGCGGTTCGCGTGCATGACCGTCGTGTGGTCGCGACCACCGAACGCCTGCCCGATCTTCGGCAGCGACAGGTCCGTCAGCTCGCGGCACAGGTACATGGCGATCTGCCGGGCCGTGACCAGCACACGCGAGCGGGAGGAGCCGCACAGGTCGTCGATGGACAGCCCGAAGTACGCGGCCGTCTGACCGATGACCTGCGTCGCGGTGATCTCCGCGGTCTGGTCGTCGGTGATGAGGTCCTTGAGGACGATCTCCGCGAGCGTCAGGTCGACCTGCTGCCGGTTGAGGTTCGCGAAGGCCGTCACCCGGATCAGCGCGCCCTCGAGCTCGCGGATGTTCGTCGAGATCTTCGAGGCGATGTACTCCAGCACGTCGTCCGGGGCCTGCAGGCGTTCGCTCGCCGCCTTCTTGCGCAGGATCGCGATACGCGTCTCGAGGTCCGGCGGCTGCACGTCGGTGATGAGGCCCCACTCGAAGCGTGAGCGCATGCGGTCCTCGAAGCCGTTCAGCTTCTTCGGCGGCAGGTCGGAGGTCAGCACGACCTGCTTGTTCGCGTTGTGCAGGGTGTTGAACGTGTGGAAGAACTCCTCCATCGTCTGTTCCTTGCCCTGCAGGAACTGGATGTCGTCGACGAGGAGCACGTCGACCTCGCGGTACCGGCGCTGGAAGGCGCCGGCCTTGCCCTCGCCGATGGAGTTGATGAAGTCGTTGGTGAACTCCTCGGAGTTCACGTACCGCACGCGCACGCTCGGGTAGAGGTTCTGCGCGTAGTGGCCGATGGCGTGCAGCAGATGGGTCTTGCCCAGGCCCGAGTCCCCGTAGATGAACAGCGGGTTGTAGGCCTTCGCGGGTGCCTCGGCGACGGCGACCGCCGCCGCGTGCGCGAAGCGGTTGGACGACCCGATGACGAAGGTCTCGAACAGGTACTTGGGGTTGAGGCGGGCCGGCTCCGACATCTGGCGGCGCGGTGCGGGCAGCGGGCTGGGCTCGGCGTCGGGCACGGGCCGCGGTCCCGTGGACCTGGGTTCGTCGTCCATGACGACCCGGCGTGCGGGCTCTCCCGACTCCACGGTGAGCGACATGTCGATGCCGTGCTGCTCGACCGTGCCGGGTGCTGCCCTCAGCTGCGGGGGAGCGTCGACGGCGACCTCGGCGTCGACGGTGATCGCGAACCGGGCCTCACGCCCGAGCGCCTCACCCAGTGCCTCGACGACCTCGGCACGCACGCGCGTCTCGAGGTACTCCTTCGTCAGGTCGTTGCCGACCGCCAGGAGCATGGTGCCGTCGAGGAGGCCGAGCGGGTGGGCGAGACGGACGAAGGCGAGCTGCCGAGGCGTGATGTCGGGGCTCGCCTCGAACGTCGCGACCACGTGGCCCCAGACCCGTGCGAGCTCTTCGTCCTGTGACACGTCCTACCTCAGCTGATCGGGTTCGAGGTCGTTGAGTCTCGCACGGGCGTCGGTTGTCCACATACTTGTCCACACCTGTGTGCGGAAGATCTCCTGCCCGATCTGCCGCATACCGACTGCTCGGATCGGGGATCTGCGGACACTCTGGGGCGACTCGTGCCCGGCGATCACCTCGATGTGATCAACAGGGCGTCCCTGAGCGCGGCGACGTCGACCGATCGTAGTCCGGCAGTCTCGCCGGCACGAGGGTCTGGCGACCGACGACCACGAGATGTGGCGCGTCGTTCGCGGGTGGGCGCACCGGGGTGAGAAGGTGCCCGGTTGCCCCTGCATTTGACCCTTCGACATCGGTCCGCGTACCGTGGTGCAGCCTTACTGATGGCTCCTGCTGGCGCGCCCAGACGCCGCACGCGGTACGCGTGTCTCATGGGAGCAGTCGAGCCTGGCAGCCAGACCTGGTCGTGCACGACACGTGCGCGATCGTTCCTCCGGAGCACGTGGAGTATCTCGTGACCAAGCGCACCTTCCAGCCGAACAACCGGCGCCGCGCCAAGACGCACGGCTTCCGCCTGCGGATGCGCACCCGCGCGGGCCGCGCGATCCTCGCTGCGCGCCGCCGCAAGGGCCGCGCGGAGCTCTCCGCCTGACGCCACCGTCGGTGCTGCCCGCCGCGCACCGGATGGTCCGTGCTGCCGATTTCGAGCAGGCGGTCCGCCGGGGTGTGCGCAGCGGACGGGACACCCTCGTGGTGCACCTGACGACACAGACCGACCACGACGCCTCCGGGCCCGTGGTCGGTTTTGTCGTGTCCAAGGCCGTCGGCAACGCGGTGACACGGAACCTCGTCAAGAGGCGTCTGCGCAACCTGGTCCGGGAACGGCTCGGTGAGCTGCCGGACGGGACGGGTGTCGTCGTCCGGGCGCTCCCGGCGGCAGCCACGACGACGTACGGCCGTCTCGGGGCCGACCTGGACTCGGCGCTTGCCGGCGCTCGGCGTCGAGCACGGCAACGCGCGACAGGTGCCTGAACCATGACCGTCTCGTCACTGCTGCACGAGCTCGTGCGCCTCCCGGCACGCGGCCTGCTGGTCCTGCTCCGGCTCTACCAACGGTTCATCTCGCCGATGACGCCGCCGACCTGCCGCTTCTACCCGT
Coding sequences within:
- the gyrB gene encoding DNA topoisomerase (ATP-hydrolyzing) subunit B, with translation MAEQSSTDSTQQTTAQAKGNGGYDASAITVLEGLEAVRKRPGMYIGSTGARGLHHLVYEVVDNSVDEALAGYCDHIEVVLLADGGVKVTDNGRGIPVAVHPTEGRPTVEVVMTILHAGGKFGGAGYAVSGGLHGVGISVVNALSTRVETVVRRDGYVWQQNFADGGKPAGELHQGEATQDTGTEQTFWADPSIFETVDYDFETLRSRFQQMAFLNKGLQITLTDERPAHTGTDDEVTDTESGSENESAEPAATVRQVTYRYDGGLVDYVKHLVSAKKVELVHPEVIDFEAEDTEKRISVEIAMQWTAAYSESVHTYANTISTTEGGTHEEGFRAAMTSLINRYAREKGILKEKEDNLTGDDIREGLTAVISVKLGEPQFEGQTKTKLGNTEAKTFVQRVVNEQLGDWLDSHPGEAKDVIRKSIQAAAARMAARKAREATRRKGLLESGGMPGKLKDCQSNRPAECEVFIVEGDSAGGSAVRGRNPRTQAILPIRGKILNVERARLDKALGNQEVQALITAFGTGIGEDFDVAKLRYHKIVLMADADVDGQHIRTLLLTLLFRYMPDLITGGYVYLAQPPLYRIKWSNAEHDYVYSDRERDAFVTEGQAKGKRLPKENSIQRYKGLGEMDYSELWETTMSPEHRTLLQVTLDEAAAADEIFSVLMGEDVESRRSFIQRNAKDVRFLDI
- a CDS encoding DUF721 domain-containing protein, whose product is MSSDVQGDDSLLPTPPSPVPDGVPVSRLVELTPPEQVARAALNRAKAAARARGLRPGEAPRRRSALEVQMGTSGAGPRDPQPVASTLSHLLDLNGMRAQVQVGGVMGRWADIVDGPVAEHSEPVTFEAGVLTLRADSTGWATQLKILAPNLLRRIADEVGEGVVLEVKVQGPGGPGFGRGPRSAKGGRGVRDTFG
- the recF gene encoding DNA replication/repair protein RecF (All proteins in this family for which functions are known are DNA-binding proteins that assist the filamentation of RecA onto DNA for the initiation of recombination or recombinational repair.); its protein translation is MYVAHLSLTDFRSYAQVELPLDPGITALVGPNGQGKTNLVEAIGYVATLGSHRVPSDAALVRQGASRAVVRTRVVRELDPGQPRTTTIEVEVTPGKANRARINGGSPGRARDVLGILRTVLFAPEDLALVKGDPGERRRFLDDLAVQLTPRLAGIVADYDRVLRQRSALLKSAGAAFRGSRGGADLRTLDVWDSKLAQTGAQLIVARRALVDALRPHVGRAYEQVSAGQGVASIAYRASLDAALAGDEAEGAPGAQDERLSTRPSVELVEAQLLEAMGRLRPKEIERGVCLVGPHRDDLVLTLGDLPAKGYASHGESWSFALALRLASYALLSGDAPAGDDLWVADWGPDGEPVLILDDVFAELDARRRDRLAELVAPARQVLITAAVPDDVPEPLAGARVDVMGGEATRVL
- the gnd gene encoding phosphogluconate dehydrogenase (NAD(+)-dependent, decarboxylating), yielding MHIGLVGLGKMGANMRTRLRAAGIEVTGFDRNPDVTDVPSLDALVEALPAGERLVWVMVPSGAITDGVVRELAGLLVPGDLVIDGGNSYYQDDAPHAALLAEHGVGFLDAGVSGGVWGLQNGYGLMVGGEAALVERAMPVFDALRPEGPREEGFVHAGAVGAGHFAKMVHNGIEYGLMQAYAEGFELLAAKDLVTDVHGTFKAWSRGTVVRSWLLDLLVQALEEDPKLAAIDDWVEDSGEGRWTVDEAIDLAVPAPVISAALFARFASRQGESPAMKAVAALRQQFGGHAVRPAP
- the dnaN gene encoding DNA polymerase III subunit beta; this translates as MRFRVDRDVLADAVTWTARSLPTRPPVPVLAGVRIEADSTGTIQLSSFDYEVSARSQIPADVSEPGTVLVSGRLLAEISRALPGKPVDVVLEGTKVVVTCGASRFTLLTMPVEDYPSLPVMPEITGTVDGDELTHAVAQVSVAASRDDTLPLLTGVRVEIEGEKITLLATDRYRLALRELTWKPTSPDISTVALVRARTLTDAAKSLGTAGSVSIGLSSGTGVDLIGFEAGGRQTTSLLVDGDYPAVRRLFPDETPIHAVVNTQLLADAAKRVALVAERNTPIRLSFSDGQVVLDAGQGDDAQASEALEAVLVGEEISVAFNPHFLLDGLGALTTPFVRLSFTHPNKPVEFTGQGSLEGEDLAEYRYLLVPIRFAS
- the dnaA gene encoding chromosomal replication initiator protein DnaA; amino-acid sequence: MSQDEELARVWGHVVATFEASPDITPRQLAFVRLAHPLGLLDGTMLLAVGNDLTKEYLETRVRAEVVEALGEALGREARFAITVDAEVAVDAPPQLRAAPGTVEQHGIDMSLTVESGEPARRVVMDDEPRSTGPRPVPDAEPSPLPAPRRQMSEPARLNPKYLFETFVIGSSNRFAHAAAVAVAEAPAKAYNPLFIYGDSGLGKTHLLHAIGHYAQNLYPSVRVRYVNSEEFTNDFINSIGEGKAGAFQRRYREVDVLLVDDIQFLQGKEQTMEEFFHTFNTLHNANKQVVLTSDLPPKKLNGFEDRMRSRFEWGLITDVQPPDLETRIAILRKKAASERLQAPDDVLEYIASKISTNIRELEGALIRVTAFANLNRQQVDLTLAEIVLKDLITDDQTAEITATQVIGQTAAYFGLSIDDLCGSSRSRVLVTARQIAMYLCRELTDLSLPKIGQAFGGRDHTTVMHANRKIRELMAERRSIYNQVTELTNRIKLQNRS
- the rpmH gene encoding 50S ribosomal protein L34 produces the protein MTKRTFQPNNRRRAKTHGFRLRMRTRAGRAILAARRRKGRAELSA
- the rnpA gene encoding ribonuclease P protein component, with product MLPAAHRMVRAADFEQAVRRGVRSGRDTLVVHLTTQTDHDASGPVVGFVVSKAVGNAVTRNLVKRRLRNLVRERLGELPDGTGVVVRALPAAATTTYGRLGADLDSALAGARRRARQRATGA